The following is a genomic window from Tachysurus fulvidraco isolate hzauxx_2018 chromosome 24, HZAU_PFXX_2.0, whole genome shotgun sequence.
TCCTATTTTGGTGTAATAAtggctgtttttaaaaatgcaaatatcaCCTCACTGCAGAAGAAAAGAGTGGCACTAATTGTGGGTTTAGGTTGCATCCTGTACACCGTGTCGTTTGTCCCCTTTCACATTCTGCAAATATGGAATTTTAAACTGATGAACACTGGTAAGGTCAATTGTTATGTGCTTAATGGATACCAAGTGTCAAAGGCATTAGCCTGCCTGAACATGTGCCTTCATCCCATCCTGTACATGGCTGTGTTTGACAGTATCAGAGCAGTGTGCTGCAGAAGGAGCTCAAATGTATCAAGCATACAAATCACAGGAGAACACTCACTGaaagaaattgaattgaaatacaGAGACTGAGACTACACAACATTCTGTTTTGGTTTGGATTTATGTTTGGGGTCATTATCCAGATGAAATTTTCATCTATCTGTCAGTTTTGGGCTTTAATGGTACTGTAGTTATTAAAATTGATAAAACACAGCGTTAATGTTGTaccttcatattttattttacagtgagTTTGAGGAATTTTCCTTTTATGAAATTGCTATTGTTGTTGATGTCTCAATATCTAAACAACTTCCAGTCGTAGATCCATCTCAGTTCTTCAAAATAGTTTGTTGTTGTGGAGATCGTGTTTAGAAAAGGGTATTGAAACTTAAAATCACACCAACTGTGTAATTCTGATGCTTTCAACTTGTGTTCTTCAGCAGCTTTAGCTTTGGTTTGTCAAGCTTGCAGTGGACATTTAGATTGATACTTTTGATTATTTAAGAGTAAATGCTGTGAGTACAAAATGGCGAAAGTTGAAGAAGAAGCTCAAATTCTTCttatctttgtttattttgtacagtgcaaatacaaaaacagcgcttgttcattttttatttaaaatagattaTATTGATGTGCTACTGTCCCTGTCTTTAGCAAATGAGATAAAACTGCATGATAAAAGCTGTATCTTTAGTTTTCTGCTAATATAAACGATTATAGAAATTTTTTCAGTCTTTGTTTTAgacatgttttaataaatatccGGATGACAGAAAACTATGTTATCATTATTGGTATTGATAAAGAATACATTATTTACTAATAACTACTACTGAGTAAaagttttttccttcttttgaTTATTGTACTCTTACAAAAGCTGACCTTTACATTACATTGCATTACTTTTACGGTATTTGggagacgcccttatccagagcgacatacaaaagtactttgaagtctctatcaattaatacattaacactgtttCACTGGGTTACAttcttaggataccatcaacctaataCTCtgttaatgacacacacacatatgcatacatacataaacaaacaatataactaagtgctaaaaaaaagtgctagtttaagcgTTTCAGAAAGAGGTCTCTTCACCCGCATTTGAagataaccagtgactcagctgtttggacattgagaggaagttcattccaccaccaaaaGTCTTCTGCTTTTTAAtcagcatacagtacatttaaaaaatatacgTTATAAAAAATAGACATTATATAaaggtatacattatattttcattagttttttttttgtttgtttgttttccaaagCAATCTGTAAATGAGGCAGAAAACAGTCCAAGCACAGAGCTTATAAGAATGTTGAGAATGATACACCATCTTTTACAAACTGTCCAGAACCTAAAGAACTGAACCCCCATCTGCCTACTACACTTACACAGTACGTCCTGTTCGTTTGTAGTGCATATGCAAATAATTttctatataaatgtatttgccAGCCTTAACAAAGCAGGTAGTCAAATAATACATGACTCAAGGGGACTGGACTAAAAAAGTTTGCATTTTAAAGAGATTGTTATCTAAGCTCACAGTttaaaaagaagacaaagacGATGGAGAAAAATAACAACAGGGAAGCACACACAACGCTGAGTGTATGTCTTCATCATTGATCTATTTATAAATCTTGCTTGGTGTGTGTTATAAGTGTAAAGCCTTAAGAATCTGATGTCTTCAATCCAAGTGACTTGAACTGGGTAAGTATATTATACCCAAGCTTGATTTGTACTGTTGTTACAAAATTAAGGTTTTCTCTAAAGTCCAGTCCATGTCTATTAGCAGTACAGAACCGCAGAaattcttttttacatttatattactgaCACTGAAAGTTAGTACCTACTTGATGGCACATCCTAACTTTTGCTTTTATTATAGCTGGGGAATTGCGTGTATCTGTGACATgttaaaagaacatttttatggACTGTACAAGCTTCAAAGCTCAATATTTCATGATAtcataaaattaaaagcatgaatattttatgagataaggataaaaataatgatttcaTGGTATTGACAGGTTCAATGAACTGTTAATTCATGGagtaataaatattcattagtattttaaaattgtgtttaatcTGTATTTAAGTCAAAAGAGATGTTTGTTCTATACTATTTAACATACATTTTGGTAACAATCGGTAATCCTCAGAGTGAGTGAATCTGTTGTGATTATAGTTTCTCCCtgtttttaacataatttaacatatacacattatatttgTTCTTTGGTGTCTTGTAAATGATAATTATTGCCCAAATACTCCTGAAAATACGATACTGTGAAGATACTGTGTGAAGATACATTCTTCAGCTTAGTCTTATTGCTTGTTCCATGAAACCTAGACATGTAACATGATGGTTTCTCACCAAATAGATTTTTCTACACTACTCGTTTGAACCTGTGTTGTGGTTTAATTATGTCATtattacggtggccgagaagtgcaaaacacattaacaaatccgaaaacaaaacaacaaatccgaaaacacattaacaaatctgaaaacaaaacaacaaagttggaatggatgggtggaatggattactgtttctaatctgatctaatctacTGATTCCTGATTactattttcttatatttaaacggagaactttatacattacacataagatttcTTACCTGTATATCAGTAattttccattcacaaacgatacctAGCGTTTCcaggttgtctgaattgtcgttgtgttttcagatttgttaatgtgtttttggatttgttaatgtgttttgcacttctcggccacagtaaattatactgtatatgtgattatttttaattcttcatCCCACACTCAGAAAGCATACTATTTGACTCTTTCATGTCTTACTGTGTCTGCCCTCATAAGTCTCTAGCTCCTGTGGGACATCCATGGCTTATTGTGGTATAAATATCATTTACCACTTTATTCTTAATTTATCcaataaatcctttttttttttgccttttagtTTCTGTCGAATACTCCTCAGTCTTTATTTCACTCCTTTCTTCTTTAATGACAATTCTACTGAGGTGTTTTTTGTTAAGACAATGGGAGCTGTCTTAATATTGTAGGCCACTCTCGGGAGCTTCTGGAAACTGATGGATGGCCTGTGATTGattttatctaaaaatgctTTCTGAtcatgtaattatttttgaacGTAAGCAAACATGAGTTGCCATTAAACTTACAGACAGAAGAATCTCTGCATTTATCTTTTGTTATTCATATAAATCTGATAAATTCCACTTTTGCAAGCCACtgtcatatatactgtatgtcaaaaGTGCTTTCTCTATGTTTTGCAGAAAACTGAGTCCAATTAAAGGCGAACATGAACAGGAGCAGCTGTAACAGTACATTTCAAAAAGAACTGTTACCTTCTATATATggtgtggagatgtgtgtggCACTGGTGGGAAACATATTGTCACTGTGTCTGCTTGTGATTAAGGAGAGAAAGAACTGGAATATAGCAATGGCATTCTCCTGCAACCTGATCATCAGCAACATCTTCTACGCCCTTACTCTCCCACTTCTTATTGACTACTATTCAAAAGGATTAAAATGGGATTTTGGTGATGCTGTCTGCAAAATAGAGCGTTTTCTCTTCACCTGTAACCTCTATGTGAGCATTTACTTCATCATGTGCATCAGTGTCATTCGATACATGGCCATCGTTCATCCTTTCTTCACTTCTGAtcacatttctttaaaacacGCCAAGATCATCAGTGTGTTCGTCTGGATCTCCGTGGCAAGCATTTCCTCTCCGGTCCTTTACTATTCAGGTTTCAGGAATGACAGATGCTCCTTATTTTCAGAGCCAGGCCAGGAACCCAAAAAGGTTATCTTTAGGGTGTGTATGACTGTTATAGGTTGTTTGGTTCCGTGCGTAGTTACATTTGCATCCTATTTTGGTGTAATggtagctgtttttaaaaatgcaaaaatcaaCTCCCTGCAGAAGAAAAAAGTGTCTCTGATGGTGGTCTTAGTCTGCACCCTGTACACTGTGTCTTTTATCCCCTATCACATTCTGCAACTATGGTATTTTAAAGTAAAGGAGGAAAATAATACGAATTATTATGCGTGTAATGGATACCCAGTGTCGAAGA
Proteins encoded in this region:
- the LOC113648105 gene encoding P2Y purinoceptor 1-like, which translates into the protein MNRSSCNSTFQKELLPSIYGVEMCVALVGNILSLCLLVIKERKNWNIAMAFSCNLIISNIFYALTLPLLIDYYSKGLKWDFGDAVCKIERFLFTCNLYVSIYFIMCISVIRYMAIVHPFFTSDHISLKHAKIISVFVWISVASISSPVLYYSGFRNDRCSLFSEPGQEPKKVIFRVCMTVIGCLVPCVVTFASYFGVMVAVFKNAKINSLQKKKVSLMVVLVCTLYTVSFIPYHILQLWYFKVKEENNTNYYACNGYPVSKTLACLNMCLHPILYIAVFDNITCFRRSPDLVL